From a single Brassica rapa cultivar Chiifu-401-42 chromosome A01, CAAS_Brap_v3.01, whole genome shotgun sequence genomic region:
- the LOC103850786 gene encoding protein TIFY 8, with translation MMKRNNNDDVDSRLRVKEQQDKLLFHDFLGSKTPTLASTSMLPLDKADKPVTASASSAGGRGGLSSTSDLGSGVGSHLDGIQLFGQRREASGSIMSNRFSGNKRSNSDSHITTQEQHPEALHWSKLLRSGPGSHSVNVANQSPRGGGQISHLLHQLSSSRFKDDAVAQTAADEGSRTGMKGPRIMSSFTMPNPSKVECLTPSSTANRKYLTSSTKQMTIFYGGQAHVFDDVHPNKADVIMALAGSSGGSWSTDLSHKLKTKNNTSDGPYKQGQVYEGGGSSRETPFLSPDIRARPVHQDTTSSPCHRIFTQPGREHQGRIISRRRDTRDPVRISDPEKKPHDYV, from the exons ATGATGAAGCGCAACAACAATGACGATGTTGATTCTCGTCTCCGGGTGAAAGAGCAACAAGATAAGCTCTTGTTCCATGACTTCCTTGGTTCCAAGACTCCAACTTTAGCTTCCACTTCCATGTTGCCACTGGACAAGGCAGATAAACCGGTGACAGCTTCCGCTTCCTCCGCCGGTGGACGCGGCGGTCTTTCCTCTACCTCCGATCTtg GTAGCGGTGTGGGGAGTCATCTTGATGGGATACAATTGTTTGGACAAAGAAGAGAAGCTTCTGGCTCTATAATGAGCAATCGATTTTCCGGAAACAAAAGGAGTAACTCTGATTCACACATCACAACTCAAGAGCAGCATCCAGAGGCTCTGCATTGGTCCAAG TTGCTAAGAAGCGGACCTGGAAGCCATTCCGTGAATGTGGCAAACCAGTCTCCACGTGGAGGAGGTCAGATCAGTCATTTGCTTCATCAGCTGTCTTCAAGCAGGTTCAAGGACGACGCGGTGGCTCAGACAGCGGCAGATGAAGGCTCACGAACAGGGATGAAAGGTCCACGCATCATGAGTTCTTTTACAATGCCAAACCCGAGCAAAGTGGAATGTCTTACCCCTTCAAG TACCGCGAATAGGAAATATTTGACATCGAGTACTAAGCAGATGACTATATTCTATGGTGGTCAAGCTCATGTCTTTGATGATGTTCACCCAAACAAA GCAGATGTGATAATGGCTTTGGCAGGATCAAGCGGAGGCTCATGGTCTACGGATTTGTCTCATAAACTGAAGACAAAGAACAACACAAGCGACGGTCCATACAAACAAGGACAAGTGTATGAAGGAGGAGGCAGCTCTAGAGAAACACCGTTTTTGTCCCCGGATATTCGAGCAAGGCCGGTTCATCAAGACACCACCTCCAGTCCCTGTCACAGGATCTTTACACAACCAG GTAGAGAACATCAAGGACGTATCATCTCAAGGAGACGGGATACCAGAGATCCGGTTCGCATATCAGATCCTGAAAAGAAGCCACATGATTACGTCTGA
- the LOC103850777 gene encoding photosynthetic NDH subunit of subcomplex B 3, chloroplastic, which yields MASLGFNLGFSFSGVKIHQHRQVSATGRARVISCCSSSSSEASQQGISATTPPPEIELEFFGPKPGSDGTYPRDKAKAVSGEKLLRSIMQDNKLELYATYGKVMNCGGGGSCGTCIVEILDGRELLNERTDTENKYLKKKPESWRLACQTIVGNKENSGKVVVQRIPQWKK from the exons ATGGCTTCGCTCGGTTTCAACCTCGGATTCTCCTTCTCCGGTGTGAAAATTCACCAGCACCGACAAGTTTCCGCAACCGGAAGAGCTCGCGTTATCTCCTGttgttcctcttcttcttcagaagCATCTCAGCAGGGGATCTCTGCCACGACGCCTCCTCCTGAGATAGAGCTCGAGTTCTTCGGT CCCAAGCCTGGGAGCGACGGGACGTATCCGAGGGATAAAGCGAAAGCTGTGAGCGGCGAGAAGCTTCTGAGAAGCATTATGCAAGATAATAAACTCGAGCTTTACGCTACTTAC GGGAAAGTGATGAACTGTGGAGGTGGAGGAAGCTGTGGAACTTGCATTGTTGAG ATTCTTGATGGGAGAGAACTTCTGAACGAGAGAACAGATACAGAAAACAAGTATCTGAAAAAG AAGCCTGAATCTTGGAGACTCGCGTGCCAAACGATAGTAGGGAACAAAGAAAACTCAGGAAAG GTTGTGGTTCAGCGGATTCCGCAATGGAAGAAGTGA